The following are encoded together in the Acanthochromis polyacanthus isolate Apoly-LR-REF ecotype Palm Island chromosome 14, KAUST_Apoly_ChrSc, whole genome shotgun sequence genome:
- the LOC110959570 gene encoding GDP-Man:Man(3)GlcNAc(2)-PP-Dol alpha-1,2-mannosyltransferase-like: MAEHEHHHHHFSLCFCDLMRLLWSLVVPCAYLSLLLTLVLLLLLLGLRVWLHGRRKARRAQDGGPSVAFFHPYCNAGGGGERVLWCSLRALMNRYPGVSFVVYTGDQGVTGEQILEGARQRFNITLPRPVTFIFLRHRVLVEAASYPHFTLLGQSAGSMFLGWEALTAFVPDLYVDSMGYAFILPIFRYLGGCMVASYVHYPTVSTDMLSVVRERNPRFNNSDIISRNPVLSALKVVYYCCFALLYGLAGSCSDVIMVNSTWTLGHILALWRSPSRTSVVYPPCDVRAFLDVPLEEEDEDDVEEGWEELGQEEDESGGGDRKCHSVVSVGQFRPEKDHQLQIRAFHKLLDRKGDGPGGRESLRLVLIGGCRNQEDEDRVLMLRGLCQELGVADRVDFKLNIPFEELKRELVDATIGLHTMWNEHFGIGVVECMAAGTIVLAHKSGGPKLDIVVPHEGRQTGFLADSEDSYAAAMESILALSPSARLEIRRSARDSVSRFSVQEFEACFLSATESLMSKLER, translated from the exons ATGGCAGAACACGAACACCATCACCACCacttctctctgtgtttctgcgATTTAATGAG GCTGCTGTGGTCCCTGGTGGTGCCATGCGCCTacctcagcctcctcctcaccctcgtcctgctgctcctcctcctgggGCTCCGAGTGTGGCTGCACGGCCGCCGCAAGGCCCGCCGGGCTCAGGACGGCGGCCCGTCGGTGGCTTTCTTCCACCCGTACTGCAACGCCGGAGGAGGCGGGGAGCGGGTCCTGTGGTGCTCCCTGAGGGCCCTCATGAACCG ATACCCCGGCGTCTCCTTCGTGGTTTACACCGGTGACCAGGGAGTAACCGGAGAGCAGATTCTGGAAGGAGCACGGCAGCGTTTCAACATCACGCTGCCTCGACCCGTCACCTTCATCTTCCTGCGTCACCGAGTCCTGGTGGAAGCCGCCTCCTACCCCCACTTCACCCTGCTGGGCCAGAGCGCCGGCTCCATGTTCCTCG ggtgGGAGGCTCTGACGGCCTTCGTTCCTGACCTGTATGTGGACTCCATGGGCTACGCCTTCATCCTGCCCATCTTCCGCTACCTGGGAGGCTGCATGGTGGCGAGTTACGTTCACTATCCCACTGTCAGCACCGACATGTTGTCTGTGGTCAGAGAGAGGAACCCGAG GTTCAACAACTCGGACATCATCTCCAGAAACCCGGTTCTGAGCGCGCTGAAGGTGGTTTACTACTGCTGCTTCGCTCTGCTCTACGGCCTGGCCGGCTCCTGCAGCGACGTCATCATGGTGAACTCCACCTGGACGCTGGGACACATCCTGGCCCTGTGGCGCTCGCCCAGCCGCACCAGCGTCGTCTACCCGCCCTGCGACGTCAGGGCCTTCCTGGACGTCccgctggaggaggaggatgaggacgaCGTGGAGGAGGGCTGGGAGGAGCTGGGACAAGAGGAAGACGAGAGCGGAGGCGGAGACAGGAAGTGCCACTCCGTGGTGTCGGTGGGTCAGTTCAGGCCGGAGAAGGACCACCAGCTGCAGATCAGGGCGTTCCACAAACTGCTGGACAGGAAAGGCGACGGGCCCGGGGGCAGGGAGTCTCTGCGGCTGGTGCTGATCGGAGGTTGCAGGAACCAGGAGGACGAGGACCGGGTGCTGATGCTGCGAGGTCTCTGCCAGGAGCTGGGCGTCGCCGACCGGGTCGACTTCAAACTCAACATCCCGTTTGAGGAGCTGAAGAGGGAGCTGGTGGATGCCACCATCGGGCTGCACACCATGTGGAACGAACACTTTGGCATCG GTGTGGTGGAGTGTATGGCTGCAGGAACCATCGTTCTGGCTCACAAGTCCGGAGGTCCGAAGCTGGACATCGTGGTGCCGCACGAGGGCCGACAGACGGGCTTCCTGGCCGACAGCGAGGACAGCTACGCCGCCGCCATGGAGTCCATCCTGGCGCTGTCGCCGTCGGCCCGACTGGAGATCCGACGCAGCGCCCGCGACTCCGTCAGTCGCTTCTCCGTCCAGGAGTTTGAGGCCTGCTTCCTGTCCGCCACCGAGTCTCTGATGAGTAAACTGGAGCGATGA